In Heterodontus francisci isolate sHetFra1 chromosome 46, sHetFra1.hap1, whole genome shotgun sequence, a single window of DNA contains:
- the LOC137356946 gene encoding mucin-1-like — translation MDLRRLFFARLLLGFCLGTVRSSDGTVKSTMLSITSSSTPATVNVTLSPFTSVNVTTPSSSSKESPLANVTAITPAINTTTPTLPENTTTPAPNLTTPATNVTTPTLSVNVTTPAQNVTTPIANMTVPTLPENMTTPSPNPTVSATNVTTPALLENITTPAPNATTSTINMTTPALPENATMPTLPENITTPAPNATTSTINMTTPALPETATMPTLPENITTPALNVTTSVTNMTTPAPPENITTPAPNATTPTINMTTPALPENATMPTLPENITTPALNATTSVTNMTTPAPPENITTPAPNATTPTINMTTPVPPENITTPAPNATTPTINMTTPVPPENVTTPALNVTTPTPLENMTTPSPNATSPAAPANATTPPPLASATTPTPPVNTNTSFSVFTDSAVTSNGSTLFSTVATPNVTTEMNSTGNSYSTNAVSVTGGTSFTISANSNFTTIVHASTTLQPDNTTVTSNGVFTSERTMASVTSSNDTELPNFSATTAGVNITSTMFPDNTRTTINTTSSSVIAQSTTSLMNSTVVSNITSTAFTNITGIPPSTMIVISTPTPLTNSTASPMSTNVVMTQTTTQEPANDSSTTQRPNNTSPSANTASGTTASNVSMGTMQSNSATMSTDLTTTKTTTKISITTAAPTLNFNVTFRIVNEIFNSSLDDKNSKEFKSLRGQVIKLLDNAYNCSTCLFRSLYKGSDVVQFRKGSVITEVESTFITDASVNQQTVKKEFEEGIKNNTINTLVVDDVQVNEIKFVTSTTTRTTTTSQAPTVPGWGIALLVLVCIILLIIIIIFLLIIIYFCRRKSNGQFELFPSRGSYYPMADRNDYPQYTSHNRFIAPNGKQNPHNQFPGIGTNMYSYTNHAAESDNL, via the exons TGAGGAGCAGTGATGGAACTGTTAAATCAACTATGTTGAGCATTACTTCTTCCAGTACACCTGCTACAGTCAATGTAACACTGTCGCCCTTCACATCGGTGAATGTGACCACTCCTTCCTCATCCTCAAAAGAATCCCCACTGGCGAACGTGACCGCGATCACCCCCGCCATAAACACGACCACACCCACCCTGCCAGAGAATACGACCACCCCAGCCCCGAACTTGACCACACCTGCCACAAATGTGACCACACCCACTCTATCGGTGAATGTGACTACACCTGCCCAGAATGTGACCACGCCCATCGCAAACATGACCGTGCCCACCCTGCCAGAGAATATGACCACCCCATCCCCGAACCCGACTGTTTCCGCCACAAATGTGACCACGCCCGCCCTGCTGGAGAATATAACCACACCTGCCCCAAACGCAACCACATCCACCATAAACATGACTACACCCGCCCTGCCAGAGAATGCAACCATGCCCACACTGCCAGAGAATATAACCACACCTGCCCCAAACGCAACCACATCCACCATAAACATGACTACACCCGCCCTGCCAGAGACTGCAACCATGCCCACACTGCCAGAGAATATAACCACACCTGCCCTGAACGTGACCACTTCCGTCACAAACATGACCACACCCGCCCCGCCGGAGAATATAACCACACCTGCCCCAAACGCAACCACACCCACCATAAACATGACTACACCCGCCCTGCCGGAGAATGCAACCATGCCCACACTGCCAGAGAATATAACCACACCTGCCCTGAACGCGACCACTTCCGTCACAAACATGACGACACCCGCCCCGCCGGAGAATATAACCACACCTGCCCCAAACGCAACCACACCCACCATAAACATGACCACACCCGTCCCGCCGGAGAATATAACCACACCTGCCCCAAATGCAACCACACCCACCATAAACATGACCACGCCTGTCCCACCGGAAAATGTGACCACACCTGCCCTGAACGTGACCACGCCCACCCCACTGGAGAATATGACCACGCCTTCCCCAAACGCAACCTCACCCGCCGCGCCAGCAAATGCAACCACGCCCCCCCCACTGGCGAGCGCGACCACACCCACCCCGCCGGTGAACACGAATACATCTTTCTCAGTATTCACTGATTCTGCTGTAACAAGTAATGGCTCCACACTGTTCTCTACGGTGGCCACTCCCAATGTGACGACTGAAATGAACTCTACTGGAAACTCATACTCTACAAACGCTGTGAGCGTGACCGGTGGCACCTCCTTTACAATTTCAGCAAACTCAAACTTCACTACGATTGTTCATGCCTCAACCACATTGCAGCCAGATAATACAACTGTAACATCAAATGGAGTCTTTACGAGTGAGAGGACAATGGCGTCTGTCACAAGCTCAAATGACACAGAACTGCCGAATTTCTCTGCCACGACAGCTGGTGTAAACATCACTAGCACAATGTTCCCAGACAATACTAGGACAACAATTAACACGACCAGTTCTAGTGTGATTGCTCAGTCTACAACCTCTTTGATGAATTCCACAGTTGTTTCGAATATAACCAGCACAGCTTTCACCAATATAACTGGAATACCCCCCAGCACCATGATTGTCATTTCAACACCAACTCCTTTGACAAACTCCACTGCTTCTCCCATGAGCACAAACGTGGTCATGACACAGACAACCACACAAGAGCCTGCCAATGACTCCTCAACTACTCAACGCCCCAACAACACCAGTCCAAGTGCCAATACAGCATCTGGCACCACAGCCAGTAACGTGTCCATGGGCACCATGCAATCGAACAGTGCCACAATGTCCACTGATCTTACAACCACGAAGACCACCACCAAGATATCCATTACCACAGCAGCCCCAACATTAAACTTCAATGTAACTTTTAGAATTGTCAACGAGATTTTTAACTCCAGCCTGGATGATAAAAACTCTAAAGAATTCAAGAGCTTGCGTGGTCAAGTTATTAAACTG CTGGACAATGCTTATAATTGTTCTACGTGCTTATTTCGTTCATTGTACAAAGGCTCAGATGTTGTACAATTCAG GAAAGGGTCAGTCATCACTGAAGTTGAAAGTACCTTCATCACAGATGCCTCTGTAAACCAGCAGACAGTTAAGAAAGAGTTTGAAGAAGGCATTAAAAACAATACAATCAACACCCTGGTGGTTGACGACGTACAAG TAAATGAGATAAAATTTGTCACCAGTACAACCACAAGAACCACCACGACTTCTCAGGCTCCTACTGTACCCGGCTGGGGCATTGCTCTTCTGGTCCTTGTCTGCATCATCCTCctgatcatcatcatcatcttcctcctcATT ATAATTTACTTTTGTCGCCGCAAAAGCAATGGGCAGTTCGAATTGTTTCCTTCTCGAGGATCATACTATCCAATGGCAGATCGAAACGATTACCCGCAGTACACATCTCACAACAGATTCATAGCACCTAATGGCAAGCAGAACCCCCACAACCAG